Proteins encoded within one genomic window of Cucumis sativus cultivar 9930 chromosome 3, Cucumber_9930_V3, whole genome shotgun sequence:
- the LOC101216011 gene encoding uncharacterized protein LOC101216011 isoform X1 — protein sequence MAATNHRSPLLPLKSFTSLQPKPLGNIFMLKTPKISVNRPLALQITSSLKNNLVFEDRSNGVICYRDDDGEIICEGYDDEEIHIEEEIEKLPCEKPDGRRDGEVKMDRLLLQTIWEKQLESINGGAGSGRGEIRIGANGYNL from the exons ATGGCAGCAACAAATCATAGATCTCCTCTTCTTCCCCTAAAATCTTTTACATCTCTTCAACCCAAACCTCTTGGCAACATTTTCATGCTCAAAACTCCAAAAATTTCAGTCAACAGACCTCTAGCACTCCAAATTACATCTTCTTTGAAGAACAACCTG GTTTTCGAGGATCGTTCTAATGGTGTGATTTGCTACAGAGACGACGATGGAGAGATTATTTGCGAAGGATATGATGATGAAGAGATTCATATTGaggaagagattgaaaaattaCCTTGTGAAAAGCCTGATGGAAG AAGGGATGGAGAAGTGAAGATGGATCGTCTTCTGCTGCAGACAATTTGGGAGAAGCAGTTAGAAAGCATTAATGGTGGTGCGGGTAGTGGAAGAGGAGAGATTCGAATTGGAGCGAATGGATACAATTTGTAG
- the LOC101216011 gene encoding uncharacterized protein LOC101216011 isoform X2 produces the protein MAATNHRSPLLPLKSFTSLQPKPLGNIFMLKTPKISVNRPLALQITSSLKNNLVFEDRSNGVICYRDDDGEIICEGYDDEEIHIEEEIEKLPCEKPDGRDGEVKMDRLLLQTIWEKQLESINGGAGSGRGEIRIGANGYNL, from the exons ATGGCAGCAACAAATCATAGATCTCCTCTTCTTCCCCTAAAATCTTTTACATCTCTTCAACCCAAACCTCTTGGCAACATTTTCATGCTCAAAACTCCAAAAATTTCAGTCAACAGACCTCTAGCACTCCAAATTACATCTTCTTTGAAGAACAACCTG GTTTTCGAGGATCGTTCTAATGGTGTGATTTGCTACAGAGACGACGATGGAGAGATTATTTGCGAAGGATATGATGATGAAGAGATTCATATTGaggaagagattgaaaaattaCCTTGTGAAAAGCCTGATGGAAG GGATGGAGAAGTGAAGATGGATCGTCTTCTGCTGCAGACAATTTGGGAGAAGCAGTTAGAAAGCATTAATGGTGGTGCGGGTAGTGGAAGAGGAGAGATTCGAATTGGAGCGAATGGATACAATTTGTAG